One genomic segment of Peromyscus leucopus breed LL Stock chromosome 23, UCI_PerLeu_2.1, whole genome shotgun sequence includes these proteins:
- the LOC119086122 gene encoding paired immunoglobulin-like type 2 receptor beta-2: MALLVSLPGGNQAMAWILLLLMSAACLQAGDTAGSNTEIPYGVNQTARLSGIQDGSIDIPFSFYFPWELAEDPQMRILWRWKHFHGKFIYNSTPLFIHEHFRNRLILKWTQPQTSGVLRILNLKEKDQTVYFCRVL; this comes from the exons ATGGCTCTGCTGGTCTCACTTCCTGGAGGGAATCAGGCCATGGCTTGGATCCTGCTTCTGCTGATGTCAGCTGCATGTCTGCAAGCTG GTGACACAGCAGGATCCAACACAGAAATACCTTATGGGGTCAACCAAACAGCACGCCTCTCTGGTATCCAGGACGGCTCCATCGATATCCCCTTCTCCTTCTACTTCCCCTGGGAGTTGGCAGAGGATCCACAGATGAGGATTCTCTGGAGATGGAAGCACTTCCATGGGAAATTTATCTACAACTCCACCCCACTTTTCATACATGAGCATTTCAGGAACCGGCTCATCCTGAAGTGGACACAGCCTCAGACATCTGGAGTCCTCAGAATCCTGAACTTGAAGGAGAAGGACCAGACAGTGTACTTCTGCCGAGTTCTCTGA